AGCCCTTCCTCTTTTGCCATGGCAGCCAGGCTGATTACCTGTTCGCTTAACGGCCGATTGATCCCGATTTCTCTAAGAGCATCCTTATCCAGGCTGGTCAGCACTGTTATGCCAAGAATTATCGGGCGCTTACTCCGGTCAAAAGCGCTCAAAGAACGCATTGCGCCCTTAAGCATCTGCCTTGCGCCCAGGGTATGAATAGTCAGCATGAATACCCCCAGGTCAGCGGCAGATTTCACTGCCCGGGCAACCGTGTTTGGAATATCGCAGAATTTAAGGTCTAAAAAAACCTTTGCCCCGCGCCGGTTAATAGCCCTGACTATATCCGGGCCGGAACCGGTAAAAAGCTGGCTGCCGACCTTGAATATTTTAACTACCGGCAAAAGCAGGTCTATCAGTTTTTCTGCCTCAGAAAAACCGTCGAGATCCAGGGCGACTATCAATTTTTCCCTTTTATTTTCCACTGGTCTTAAGGCTCCCTCTAAGTTTATTTACGTTATCAATCTTTTGGGTTTCTAAATATTTACTAAGCCCGTTGACTATCTGGCTGCTAACCCGGGGATCGACAAAATTTGCCGTGCCAACGGATATTGCCGTAGCGCCGCAGATCATAAATTCAACTGCATCCTGCCAGTTCATAATCCCGCCCATGCCAACAAGCGGA
This window of the Candidatus Omnitrophota bacterium genome carries:
- the pyrF gene encoding orotidine-5'-phosphate decarboxylase, translated to MENKREKLIVALDLDGFSEAEKLIDLLLPVVKIFKVGSQLFTGSGPDIVRAINRRGAKVFLDLKFCDIPNTVARAVKSAADLGVFMLTIHTLGARQMLKGAMRSLSAFDRSKRPIILGITVLTSLDKDALREIGINRPLSEQVISLAAMAKEEGLDGVVCSGRETGLVRRQFKNDFLIVTPGIRPAESARDDQKRVITPSQAINKEGADYIVVGRPIIKAPDPLKAARLILREME